CGACGGAACACTCTATGATCCGCGCGGCCGCAGCTTTCCTGTGACAGACTGGCTGCTGGATAGCTGGGGCAACTTCTGGAGTACGCATTGGGGTGCGGGCGTTCTGAAGTCCGATCTGCGTGCGTTGCGTTCTGTGCAATTGTTGGCCGGTCCCGCCGGAAACGATGTCAAAGCCTTGCTCTTTCTTGAGCAGGGGCTGTGGATTGGCGGGGCGAACGACGGTGACTTTCTCGGTGTCTCCTTCTTGGAAGGGTACGGGAATAGTTGGAGCTACGTCGAGCGACGTGATGACAGCCAGATTCGTTCAACCAATGTCTCTGACTTGGTCTCTGCGGGCGACCGTATCTGGTTCGCCACGATGGATGGTCTGTTGAGTTACCAGCCGCGCAAGAAACAATGGAAGCGATTCGATGTGCAGGACAATCTGCATGCGCAGCAAGTCACTGCACTGGCCGTGCGCGGCACAGAACTCTGGATCGGAACGCACGATGGGCTTTCTGTTCTCGATACTCGCGGCGACCAGATCACTCGCATTCCTTCCGATGGATTCGCGCTCTCCGGCATCCTCGACTTGGTTGTTCACGATTCACTCCTCTATGTGGGAACTGAGGGCGGTCTGACTCAAGTCAATGCTCGTACACACGAGGTCACGAGACTTCCTCTCGATCCCGGACTGTTGAACCTCCCTGTTAGCAGTCTCTCTCTTTTGAATAACGACCTTTGGCTGGCAACGCCGGAGGGCATCATGCGCCGCACAGCTTCCGGCGAGACAAAATCATGGCTGTCTGAGGTCTGGATGAAGAACGCGGTGCCCACATGCGTCGATGCCTCGAATCCGTTTATCTGGGTTGGTACGGAAGCGGGATTCTTCCGCTTCGATCCCTCCCGTGAGGCATGGGAGCACTACACGCGCCGCGACGGACTCGTAGACGACTACGTGCAGGTCATTAAAGAGGATCGCGGTGACCTGTGGATTGGAACCCGAGGCGGTTTGACGCGTTATTATTATAGTAGACCCGGAGCAGTTAGATAGAACCCAGGAAGGGGCGCAGCAGCCATGTTTGGGCCGGTACGTGAAGGAACTTTCTATTTCAGCCGTAGGGACTTTGATCAAGGCAAGGGTGTGAAAGTGTGGTATCTCGGTGAGGGCGTCAAGCGCGGTTGGCAGGTAACTCCGTGGCGTGATGGCAAGGCGGAGGGCATGACCTTCCCGCTTACGCCGGATATCTGGGATTACTTGTACAGCGAAGAAGAGCTCTCCGCAGGCCGAAGTCGCAAATCCGGGGAACATTCCCGGGAGCACATGGGGTATACAAAGTAGATAGTATGGAAAACCGTTGGCTCCGAATGAAGTGCGTCATGTTCGAAACAAGGGGTTTGGCAGAGGTCACGTTGTCGTCTTGGAGCGGCAATCGGCATGCTCTGTCCCATAAACGTCGCATTCCTCACTTTGACTGACGGTTTCCGGTTCGCACTCGCAAGCAGTACCGGACGCCCGGTGGTCGAGTTAGACTGCCGGGCGTTTCCTATTCAGCGGCTGATCGGTAGCTAATTGGAGGTGTGGATAACTTCCATTTCTGCGCAAATTCTTACGAGTCGAAAGGATAGGTGGGTTAATTCAATTTAGCGACTTGGCTTACGCCGTCCCTCTGTTGGCCTCGGACTACCGTGCCTCCCCCGACGAATGCGTGGGAATGCCCGCATTCCCCGAGAGCGGCAAAGTATTTGCTGATTCTTCAACAACCAACATGAGAGTCTTGCATGTTGCCGGCTTGAAACCTTCAAGTGTCTTAGAATCCGCCTCTTGCAATTCAAGGTGCGGATACCTAAATTGGAATCGCACTCGTTTGTTCAGTGGCTGGTGACGGCCAAGAATTGAGGAACACATGCAGAATAAATTCTCCCTGCGCGTTCAACAGGTAATCCAGTACTCCCGGGAGGAAGCGCTTCGCTTGGGCCATGACTTCATTGGCACCGAGCACTTGCTTCTGGGAATCATCCGCCTCGGCGATGGCTTGGCGGTTCAAATCCTGCACAACCTCGGTTGTGACTTGGATGAACTCCGCGAGTCCGTCGAAGAGATGGTGGATACCACGCGCGGGTCGATGAAGATTGGGAACATTCCCTTCACCAAGCGTGCTGAGAAAGTTCTCAAGCTATCCTATATTGAAGGAAAGAGCTACTCGTCAGATATTATCGGGACCGAGCATTTGCTGTTGGCTCTTCTCAAGGAAGAGGATTCGATGGCTGCTCAGGTGCTGCACGGTTTCAATGTCACCTACGAGAATGTCAAAGGTGAGTTGGACAATCTCCTGCGCGGCAGCGGACAGCAGGCTCCGCAGGCTCCGCAAGAGAAGACCAAGACTCCGAACCTCGACCACTTCTCGCGCGACCTGACCAAACTCGCTCGCGAAAACAAACTCGACCCGATTATCGGGCGCGACATGGAGATCGAGCGCGTCGCGCAGATCCTCTCGCGCCGCAAGAAGAATAATCCCGTGCTGATCGGCGAACCCGGTGTCGGTAAAACCGCCATCGCCGAGGGCCTCGCCCTGCGCATCGTTCAGCAACGCGTTTCGCCGATTCTTTACGGCAAGCGCGTGGTCGCTCTTGACTTGGGTTCCATCGTCGCTGGCACGAAGTATCGTGGACAGTTTGAAGAGCGAATCAAGTCCATCATGCAGGAGATCGAGAAGAGTCCGGACATCATTCTCTTTATTGACGAGTTGCATACCATCGTGGGTGCGGGCAGCGCGTCAGGATCGCTCGACGCTTCGAACATGTTCAAGCCGGCGTTGGCTCGCGGTGAATTGCAGTGTATCGGTGCGACCACGTTGAATGAATACCGTCAGTCCATCGAGAAGGACGGCGCGCTTGAACGCCGCTTCCAGAAAGTGATGGTCGATCCGCCTTCCGTCGAGGATACGATTCAAATTCTGCTCGGTCTGCGCGAAAAGTATGAAGAGCATCACGGCGTGAAATTCACGGATGAAGCCGTCGAATCCGCCGTGCACCTCTCTGATCGCTACGTCACGGACCGCTTCCTTCCCGACAAGGCTATCGACGTCATCGATGAAACCGGCTCGTCCGTTCGCATCTCGCACATTGTGATTCCTGACAAGATTCTGGAAATTGAAAAGCAGATAGACAACGTCAAGCACGAGAAGGAAGATCTTGTCAAGCGGCAGGAGTATGAAAAGGCCGCGATGCTGCGCGACAAGAAAATCAAGCTCGAAACGATGCTCCGCGAGGAGAAGGAACGGTGGGAGCGCAGCGAAGCCCGTCCGACTCTTGTCGTGACTCCCGAGGAAATCGCCGCAACCGTCGCTCGCATGACGGGCATTCCGGTCACGCGGGTCGCCGCGGGTGAAGGCGAACGTCTGCTGAAGATTGCCGAGTCGCTCTCCAAGAAGATTGTCGGACAGAACGAAGCGCTCGAAGTGATTGCCAAAGCGCTCCGCCGCGCGCGGTCTGGCCTCAAAAGTCCCACGCGTCCCATCGGCAGCTTCATGTTCTTGGGTTCGCCAGGTGTCGGTAAGACTGAACTCGCGCACGCGCTCGCGGACTATCTCTTCAATGATCCCGAATCGCTGATTCGCATTGACATGAGCGAGTATAGCGAAAAGTTTAACGTCTCGCGTTTGATCGGCGCGCCTCCCGGTTATGTCGGCTATGATGAAGGCGGCCAGTTAACGGAAAAGGTTCGTCGCAAACCGTATAGCGTGGTGCTGCTCGACGAAGTGGAAAAGGCACACCCGGAAGTCTTCAACGTTCTGCTGCAGGTGCTCGATCACGGTGAATTGACGGACGGCACGGGACAGAAGGTGGACTTCCGCAATACAATCTTGATTCTCACGTCGAATCTCGGTACGCGCGAAGCGGCCAAGTCGATGGAGTTCGGGTTCGGTGGCGTGAAAGTTGAGTCGCACGACAAGATGTCCGGCAAGATGATGGACGAAGTCAAGCAGCTCTTCCGTCCCGAGTTCTTGAATCGTCTCGATGAAATAATCGTCTTCAACATGCTCAGCCGTGAAGCGATCGACATCATCCTGTCAAAGCACATCGAAGATCTCAACAGACGGTTGCTGGATCGCTCGTTGACCGTACAGCTGACGGCTAAGGCCCGCGAATACCTGATTGACAAAGGCTATAAGCCGGAAATCGGGGCGCGTTTGATGCGTCGTACGGTGGAGAAATTCGTCGAAGATCCGCTGGCCGAAGAAATCCTGCGTGAGCGTTTTCACGAAGGCTCGACTGTGCAAATTACCATGAAGGGCGACGAACTCACCTTCCGTGAGTTCAAGGAAAAAATCCCTGAAGAATCCGCTGACGCCGAATAGGTGATTAATGTTTGTAAGTGTAAGGGCGGCCTCTGGCCGCCCTTCTTGTTTTGGAAACCTCGGTTTCCTCTGCTGAAACACACATCTGCCCCTATTCAATACGTTTGGATTGGTCAGAAGAGTAACGAGGCATAAAAAGGAACGAACAGGAACATTGTCACGCAGTGGTGTGGGTTCGCAAAGATGCACTGCGGTAGAAAACAGGTTTGTAGATAAATATAGCCGGATTTCGCTCTTTTGGAGGTTGCTATGAGGTGTGTTATCTTATAATGCCCTTCCTTCACACCTCGACGCGAGGCGGTCCCATGAAATCAAGGCTACTCTTTCTTCCCGCAGCATTGCTGCTCTTCACGCTGTCTGCTGCAGCCGTCCCCACAACCTTGAACGACTTCTTCCTGCCCGGCTCTCAACCGAATCAATCGGGAAACTTCCGTCCGCCAAGTCAGTGCGATAACTGTCACGCCGGATTCGGATTGAACATCGAACAGCATTTCAATTGGAGCGGCAGCATGATGGCGCAGGCTGCGCGCGATCCGCTCTACTTTGCAACGGTGGACATTGCCAATCAGGATGCTCCCAACTCCGGAGACCTGTGCATTCGTTGTCACTCTCCGGTTGGCTGGCTCGGCGGGCACTCTGTGCCGACGGATGGTTCGGCTCTTTCGGGCACTGACTTGGATGGTGTGCAATGTCACTACTGTCACAAATCCGTTCAACCTTCGCCAATCGGCGTGAACCCGTGGCCTGCCGATCCGATTTACACATCCACGACCTACGGGCCGGACCAGACGTATCTGCAAACGCTGACGCACATTCCCCCCACCACCGCCAACGGCATGTATGTTGTGAGCAACGTGGATGAGCGGCGCGGCCCGATCGCTGCGGCAGGTTCACCGCACGCCTTTCTTTATTCGCCGTTTCATCTTTCATCGGGCATCTGTGGAACCTGTCATGACGTGAGCAACCCCGTGTTCACAAAGAACGCGTTCGGTCAATACGTTCCCAATGCCTTCAATGCTCCGGCTCCGAGCTTCGACTTGCGGACGATGTTTCCGGTCGAGCGCACCTACAGCGAGTGGCTCGTCAGTGACTACAACTCGGTGACCGGAGTCTATGCTCCCGAATTCGGCACGGACAACGGCTATGTGTCCACCTGTCAGGATTGTCACATGCCGCGTTACGACGGTCGCGCCTGCAGTCAAAACGTTCCGTCGCGGGACAATCTCGGCGTGCATGATTTCACCGGTGGCAATACCATTGTCGGCAGATGGATCAAAACGCTCTTTCCCGGAGTGACGCCAAACGCCGCGCTCGATTCCGCTGTTGTGCGAGCCCGTCGCACACTGCAGAAGGCCGCAACGATTGCGATTGATGCCGAAGTGAGTGGCGGAATGGTGCACGCCAGCGTGACGGTGACGAACCAGACCGGACACAAACTTCC
This sequence is a window from bacterium. Protein-coding genes within it:
- a CDS encoding cytochrome c family protein translates to MKSRLLFLPAALLLFTLSAAAVPTTLNDFFLPGSQPNQSGNFRPPSQCDNCHAGFGLNIEQHFNWSGSMMAQAARDPLYFATVDIANQDAPNSGDLCIRCHSPVGWLGGHSVPTDGSALSGTDLDGVQCHYCHKSVQPSPIGVNPWPADPIYTSTTYGPDQTYLQTLTHIPPTTANGMYVVSNVDERRGPIAAAGSPHAFLYSPFHLSSGICGTCHDVSNPVFTKNAFGQYVPNAFNAPAPSFDLRTMFPVERTYSEWLVSDYNSVTGVYAPEFGTDNGYVSTCQDCHMPRYDGRACSQNVPSRDNLGVHDFTGGNTIVGRWIKTLFPGVTPNAALDSAVVRARRTLQKAATIAIDAEVSGGMVHASVTVTNQTGHKLPSGYPEGRRIWINLKAFNAQQQLIFESGAYNPATAVLTHDAQLKVYEVHPGISPGLAGVVGHPAGPSFHFVLNDTIYMDNRIPPRGATNAELTNVQSPVVDYVYPDGQYWDVTEYELPIETDSIVATLFYQTTSKEYVEFLRDNNFTSNRGNTLYALWDSTGKSAPELMEREFFRVIHPLQPVDDLTIWFEEESEDELHFRLNWTPVAGATSYEILSMASPADETGTLIGSTQSPPYELSESSAITEVRYYRVRAVN
- a CDS encoding ATP-dependent Clp protease ATP-binding subunit — its product is MQNKFSLRVQQVIQYSREEALRLGHDFIGTEHLLLGIIRLGDGLAVQILHNLGCDLDELRESVEEMVDTTRGSMKIGNIPFTKRAEKVLKLSYIEGKSYSSDIIGTEHLLLALLKEEDSMAAQVLHGFNVTYENVKGELDNLLRGSGQQAPQAPQEKTKTPNLDHFSRDLTKLARENKLDPIIGRDMEIERVAQILSRRKKNNPVLIGEPGVGKTAIAEGLALRIVQQRVSPILYGKRVVALDLGSIVAGTKYRGQFEERIKSIMQEIEKSPDIILFIDELHTIVGAGSASGSLDASNMFKPALARGELQCIGATTLNEYRQSIEKDGALERRFQKVMVDPPSVEDTIQILLGLREKYEEHHGVKFTDEAVESAVHLSDRYVTDRFLPDKAIDVIDETGSSVRISHIVIPDKILEIEKQIDNVKHEKEDLVKRQEYEKAAMLRDKKIKLETMLREEKERWERSEARPTLVVTPEEIAATVARMTGIPVTRVAAGEGERLLKIAESLSKKIVGQNEALEVIAKALRRARSGLKSPTRPIGSFMFLGSPGVGKTELAHALADYLFNDPESLIRIDMSEYSEKFNVSRLIGAPPGYVGYDEGGQLTEKVRRKPYSVVLLDEVEKAHPEVFNVLLQVLDHGELTDGTGQKVDFRNTILILTSNLGTREAAKSMEFGFGGVKVESHDKMSGKMMDEVKQLFRPEFLNRLDEIIVFNMLSREAIDIILSKHIEDLNRRLLDRSLTVQLTAKAREYLIDKGYKPEIGARLMRRTVEKFVEDPLAEEILRERFHEGSTVQITMKGDELTFREFKEKIPEESADAE